The DNA segment TTCCACCGTTTTAGGTGTGGAATTCAAAATGTCAATAAGGCGCTTGTGAACCTTTGTTTGAAATTGTTCTCTCGATTTCTTATCTACAAAAGGCGAACGCAGAACCGTATAAATTGAACGCTTTGTTGGCAGAGGAATAGGGCCAGAAATAATCGCACCGGTCGATTTCGCTGTTCTGACAATTTTTTCAGTGGATTTATCGATCAGTGTATGATCATAAGCCCTAAGACTGATGCGTATAGTTTGTTTCGCCATCTTTATTTTACTCCAATATTTCGGTAACGACACCGGCGCC comes from the Candidatus Neomarinimicrobiota bacterium genome and includes:
- the rpsJ gene encoding 30S ribosomal protein S10, which gives rise to MAKQTIRISLRAYDHTLIDKSTEKIVRTAKSTGAIISGPIPLPTKRSIYTVLRSPFVDKKSREQFQTKVHKRLIDILNSTPKTVESLMKLDLPAGVDIEIKV